One genomic segment of Echeneis naucrates chromosome 18, fEcheNa1.1, whole genome shotgun sequence includes these proteins:
- the LOC115058544 gene encoding NLR family CARD domain-containing protein 3-like isoform X1: MADGTRKRRRPTSDISCSEPTESQKRRGGSSSPSHISVKSNRSIGPPPNFSTEQPETSQKRRGGSSSPSHMSVKSNRSIGPPPNFSTEQPETSQKRRGGSSSPSHISVKSNRSIGPPPNFSTEQPETQTTGGEPRCSGCEEHLRDPVQLSCGHCSCKQCLSSDGDPSDSPAASACRKCGKTLRIDPEHQRDHTEDDLVWEAKKKHKEEMKEKFMYVSEGDAENQSQLNTIYTKLYMTTGEREGPQAEHEFTALERKIKSETSPQKSVNLSNIFKRLSGQQKARRLVLTKGYAGIGKSFSVQKFILDWAEEKENQDVDFVFLLSFREMNLCTDTKSLNQLFVDFNPALGILNGSEDYAKTKVIVILDGLDESRLELDFSSTKRVTSLSEATSLKNLLTNLIRGHLLPNADLWITSRAVASNAVPAEVVDMVTEIRGFNQPQKEEYFKKRFCHDPGLAKRIISHIQSTLSVDIMCQIPIFCWISAMLFQEVFREDEKVETPQTLTEMMAYFLFIQTKRRSRKSVKKPEEKKKSLLETEREFLLKLGKLAFDHLQDNSLVFYEEDLEVCGIKLEEAPVYSGFFTTVLRKEDIFSGKKVFFFAHLTIQEFFAAVYVYDCFTNNNTAGLGNFLNLKDKEHTLLDLLKMTVEKVLEKNNNHLTYFLRFLLGLIVESNRRVLQGLLRPPDPSQEIDKKILTYLKSIRRKAISPDQCICLFRAMDEMRDQIVKQEIEEYLKQKDRPKTELTPLHCSALAYLLQVSKDKLEILDLKSYNTSDEGRRRLIPAVKSSKKAVLADCKVTTEWVQHLAYGLKFPNTPLQELDLSNNDLEDSGVEMLCEGLSSQNCSLEILRLSGCLVTEVGCTFLASALKANPSSLRKLDLSYNPLGDSGVKLLSELKDDPEYKLNDLDVGNCGELRMRAGFKKYACELTLDPNTAHRNLRLSEGNRKVTWVNEEQSYLDHPERFEPWPQVLCEQGLDGRCYWEVDVLNSFSVGVTYRSIARKGDVNECKLGHNKESWSLLCSNDGCFALHKDDSTAVSLRSRSSRIGVYLDWPAGVLSFYRVSSDSLTRLHTFKEKFSEPLYPAVELRSPSSAFFCQLT; encoded by the exons ATGGCTGATgggacgaggaagaggaggcgcCCCACCTCAGATATTTCCTGCTCCGAACCAACAGA GTCACAGAAGAGAAGAGGGGGGTCCTCCAGCCCGAGTCACATCTCTGTGAAGAGCAATAGATCTATCGGACCGCCGCCAAACTTCAGCACTGAGCAGCCTGAAAC GTCACAGAAGAGAAGAGGGGGGTCCTCCAGTCCGAGCCACATGTCTGTGAAGAGCAATAGATCTATCGGACCGCCGCCAAACTTCAGCACTGAGCAGCCTGAAAC GTCACAGAAGAGAAGAGGGGGGTCCTCCAGCCCGAGCCACATCTCTGTGAAGAGCAATAGATCTATCGGACCGCCGCCAAACTTCAGCACTGAGCAGCCTGAAAC TCAGACAACTGGAGGGGAACCCCGCTGTTCAGGGTGTGAGGAGCATTTGAGGGACCCAGTCCAACTCAGCTGTGGACACTGCTCATGTAAACAGTGTCTGAGCTCAGACGGGGACCCGTCTGATTCACCAGCAGCCTCCGCCTGCAGAAAATGTGGAAAGACACTCAGAATAGATCCTGAACACCAGAGAGATCACACCG AGGACGATCTTGTTTGGGAAGCAAAGAAGAAGCATaaggaagaaatgaaagaaaaattcatGTATGTATCTGAAGGTGATGCAGAGAACCAGAGTCAACTGAACACCATCTACACAAAACTCTACATGACCACCGGGGAGAGGGAAGGGCCCCAGGCAGAGCACGAGTTCACGGCCCTGGAGcggaaaataaaatcagaaacatcgCCTCAAAAGTCGGTAAACCTCAGTAACATCTTCAAACGTTTGTCCGGCCAACAGAAAGCCCGCAGATTAGTCCTGACAAAGGGATACGCTGGCATTGGAAAATCATTTTCCGTGCAGAAGTTCATCCTTGACTGGGCcgaagagaaagaaaaccaggatgttgactttgttttccttctttcttttcgAGAGATGAATTTGTGCACAGATACAAAAAGCTTGAACCAACTTTTTGTTGATTTCAACCCTGCACTTGGCATTTTGAATGGTTCAGAAGATTACGCCAAAACCAAGGTTATAGTGATCCTGGACGGTCTGGATGAAAGTAGACTAGAACTGGACTTTAGCAGCACAAAGAGGGTCACATCTCTGAGCGAAGCCACATCTCTGAAGAACCTACTGACAAACCTGATCCGGGGTCACCTTCTTCCTAATGCAGACCTCTGGATAACGTCCCGCGCAGTTGCATCCAATGCAGTCCCTGCAGAGGTTGTGGACATGGTGACGGAGATAAGAGGGTTCAACCAGCCACAAAAAGAGGAATACTTCAAGAAGAGATTTTGTCATGACCCAGGTCTTGCTAAGAGGATCATTTCACATATCCAGTCCACGTTGAGCGTTGACATCATGTGTCAGATCCCGATCTTCTGCTGGATTTCTGCCATGTTATTCCAGGAAGTCTTTAGGGAAGATGAAAAAGTTGAAACTCCTCAAACTCTAACAGAGATGATGGCATATTTCCTGTTTATTCAGACAAAACgcagaagcagaaaaagtgTCAAGAAgcctgaggaaaagaaaaagagccttctggaaacagagagagaattCCTTCTGAAACTCGGTAAACTGGCCTTCGATCATCTGCAGGATAACAGCCTCGTCTTCTACGAGGAAGACCTGGAAGTCTGCGGCATTAAACTGGAAGAAGCACCAGTCTACTCTGGATTTTTCACCACAGTTCTCAGGAAAGAAGACATCTTTTCTGggaaaaaggttttctttttcgCTCATCTGACCATTCAGGAGTTCTTTGCAGCGGTCTACGTGTACGACTGCTTCACCAACAACAATACAGCAGGGCTCGGCAACTTCCTCAATCTGAAGGACAAAGAACATACTTTACTTGATCTACTAAAGATGACAGTTGAAAAAGTTTTGGAGAAGAACAACAACCATCTGACCTACTTCCTGAGATTCCTTCTTGGACTCATAGTTGAATCCAACCGGAGAGTCCTTCAGGGTCTGCTGAGACCGCCGGATCCAAGCCAAGAAATCGACAAGAAGATCCTGACTTACCTTAAATCCATTCGAAGAAAGGCCATCTCTCCTGACCAGTGTATCTGCCTCTTCCGGGCCATGGATGAGATGAGAGACCAGATAGTCAAACAGGAAATTGAGGAATATCTAAAACAGAAAGATCGTCCTAAAACCGAGCTGACTCCGCTCCACTGCTCCGCTCTGGCCTACTTATTACAAGTATCAAAGGATAAGCTGGAGATCCTGGATCTGAAGAGTTACAACACCTCAGATGAAGGTCGAAGGAGGCTGATCCCAGCAGTGAAGAGCAGCAAGAAGGCAGT ACTAGCAGACTGCAAAGTGACTACAGAGTGGGTTCAACATCTGGCTTATGGTCTGAAGTTCCCGAACACCCCACTACAAGAGCTGGACCTGAGCAACAACGACCTGGAAGACTCAGGAGTGGAGATGCTCTGTGAAGGACTGTCCAGTCAAAACTGCAGCCTGGAGATACTGag GTTGTCAGGTTGTCTTGTCACAGAGGTGGGCTGCACTTTTCTGGCCTCAGCTTTGAAAGCGAACCCCTCCAGTCtaagaaaactggacctgagctacaaccCTCTGGGGGATTCTGGAGTGAAGCTCCTCTCTGAGCTGAAGGACGACCCGGAATACAAGCTCAACGACCTCGA TGTTGGTAATTGTGGTGAACTTCGGATGAGAGCAGGATTCAAGAAAT aTGCTTGTGAGCTCACTTTGGACCCCAACACCGCCCACAGGAACCTCCGTCTCTCTGAAGGGAACAGAAAGGTGACCTGGGTGAACGAGGAGCAGTCATACCTCGATCATCCAGAGAGGTTTGAGCCGTGGCCACAGGTGCTGTGTGAACAGGGTCTGGATGGCCGATGCTACTGGGAGGTCGATGTGTTGAACTCCTTCAGCGTTGGGGTGACGTACAGAAGCATTGCCAGGAAAGGGGATGTGAACGAGTGCAAGCTGGGGCACAACAAGGAGTCATGGAGTCTGCTTTGCAGTAACGATGGTTGTTTTGCTCTTCACAAAGACGACTCTACCGCCGTGTCTTTGCGTTCACGTTCTTCTCGGATAGGGGTGTATCTGGATTGGCCTGCTGGCGTTCTCTCCTTCTACAGAGTTTCTTCAGACAGCTTGACTCGCCTCCATACATTCAAGGAAAAATTCAGTGAACCCCTCTATCCTGCAGTTGAACTTCGCAGTCCTTCCTCTGCGTTCTTCTGCCAGCTGACATAA
- the LOC115058544 gene encoding NLR family CARD domain-containing protein 3-like isoform X2: MADGTRKRRRPTSDISCSEPTESQKRRGGSSSPSHMSVKSNRSIGPPPNFSTEQPETSQKRRGGSSSPSHISVKSNRSIGPPPNFSTEQPETQTTGGEPRCSGCEEHLRDPVQLSCGHCSCKQCLSSDGDPSDSPAASACRKCGKTLRIDPEHQRDHTEDDLVWEAKKKHKEEMKEKFMYVSEGDAENQSQLNTIYTKLYMTTGEREGPQAEHEFTALERKIKSETSPQKSVNLSNIFKRLSGQQKARRLVLTKGYAGIGKSFSVQKFILDWAEEKENQDVDFVFLLSFREMNLCTDTKSLNQLFVDFNPALGILNGSEDYAKTKVIVILDGLDESRLELDFSSTKRVTSLSEATSLKNLLTNLIRGHLLPNADLWITSRAVASNAVPAEVVDMVTEIRGFNQPQKEEYFKKRFCHDPGLAKRIISHIQSTLSVDIMCQIPIFCWISAMLFQEVFREDEKVETPQTLTEMMAYFLFIQTKRRSRKSVKKPEEKKKSLLETEREFLLKLGKLAFDHLQDNSLVFYEEDLEVCGIKLEEAPVYSGFFTTVLRKEDIFSGKKVFFFAHLTIQEFFAAVYVYDCFTNNNTAGLGNFLNLKDKEHTLLDLLKMTVEKVLEKNNNHLTYFLRFLLGLIVESNRRVLQGLLRPPDPSQEIDKKILTYLKSIRRKAISPDQCICLFRAMDEMRDQIVKQEIEEYLKQKDRPKTELTPLHCSALAYLLQVSKDKLEILDLKSYNTSDEGRRRLIPAVKSSKKAVLADCKVTTEWVQHLAYGLKFPNTPLQELDLSNNDLEDSGVEMLCEGLSSQNCSLEILRLSGCLVTEVGCTFLASALKANPSSLRKLDLSYNPLGDSGVKLLSELKDDPEYKLNDLDVGNCGELRMRAGFKKYACELTLDPNTAHRNLRLSEGNRKVTWVNEEQSYLDHPERFEPWPQVLCEQGLDGRCYWEVDVLNSFSVGVTYRSIARKGDVNECKLGHNKESWSLLCSNDGCFALHKDDSTAVSLRSRSSRIGVYLDWPAGVLSFYRVSSDSLTRLHTFKEKFSEPLYPAVELRSPSSAFFCQLT; the protein is encoded by the exons ATGGCTGATgggacgaggaagaggaggcgcCCCACCTCAGATATTTCCTGCTCCGAACCAACAGA GTCACAGAAGAGAAGAGGGGGGTCCTCCAGTCCGAGCCACATGTCTGTGAAGAGCAATAGATCTATCGGACCGCCGCCAAACTTCAGCACTGAGCAGCCTGAAAC GTCACAGAAGAGAAGAGGGGGGTCCTCCAGCCCGAGCCACATCTCTGTGAAGAGCAATAGATCTATCGGACCGCCGCCAAACTTCAGCACTGAGCAGCCTGAAAC TCAGACAACTGGAGGGGAACCCCGCTGTTCAGGGTGTGAGGAGCATTTGAGGGACCCAGTCCAACTCAGCTGTGGACACTGCTCATGTAAACAGTGTCTGAGCTCAGACGGGGACCCGTCTGATTCACCAGCAGCCTCCGCCTGCAGAAAATGTGGAAAGACACTCAGAATAGATCCTGAACACCAGAGAGATCACACCG AGGACGATCTTGTTTGGGAAGCAAAGAAGAAGCATaaggaagaaatgaaagaaaaattcatGTATGTATCTGAAGGTGATGCAGAGAACCAGAGTCAACTGAACACCATCTACACAAAACTCTACATGACCACCGGGGAGAGGGAAGGGCCCCAGGCAGAGCACGAGTTCACGGCCCTGGAGcggaaaataaaatcagaaacatcgCCTCAAAAGTCGGTAAACCTCAGTAACATCTTCAAACGTTTGTCCGGCCAACAGAAAGCCCGCAGATTAGTCCTGACAAAGGGATACGCTGGCATTGGAAAATCATTTTCCGTGCAGAAGTTCATCCTTGACTGGGCcgaagagaaagaaaaccaggatgttgactttgttttccttctttcttttcgAGAGATGAATTTGTGCACAGATACAAAAAGCTTGAACCAACTTTTTGTTGATTTCAACCCTGCACTTGGCATTTTGAATGGTTCAGAAGATTACGCCAAAACCAAGGTTATAGTGATCCTGGACGGTCTGGATGAAAGTAGACTAGAACTGGACTTTAGCAGCACAAAGAGGGTCACATCTCTGAGCGAAGCCACATCTCTGAAGAACCTACTGACAAACCTGATCCGGGGTCACCTTCTTCCTAATGCAGACCTCTGGATAACGTCCCGCGCAGTTGCATCCAATGCAGTCCCTGCAGAGGTTGTGGACATGGTGACGGAGATAAGAGGGTTCAACCAGCCACAAAAAGAGGAATACTTCAAGAAGAGATTTTGTCATGACCCAGGTCTTGCTAAGAGGATCATTTCACATATCCAGTCCACGTTGAGCGTTGACATCATGTGTCAGATCCCGATCTTCTGCTGGATTTCTGCCATGTTATTCCAGGAAGTCTTTAGGGAAGATGAAAAAGTTGAAACTCCTCAAACTCTAACAGAGATGATGGCATATTTCCTGTTTATTCAGACAAAACgcagaagcagaaaaagtgTCAAGAAgcctgaggaaaagaaaaagagccttctggaaacagagagagaattCCTTCTGAAACTCGGTAAACTGGCCTTCGATCATCTGCAGGATAACAGCCTCGTCTTCTACGAGGAAGACCTGGAAGTCTGCGGCATTAAACTGGAAGAAGCACCAGTCTACTCTGGATTTTTCACCACAGTTCTCAGGAAAGAAGACATCTTTTCTGggaaaaaggttttctttttcgCTCATCTGACCATTCAGGAGTTCTTTGCAGCGGTCTACGTGTACGACTGCTTCACCAACAACAATACAGCAGGGCTCGGCAACTTCCTCAATCTGAAGGACAAAGAACATACTTTACTTGATCTACTAAAGATGACAGTTGAAAAAGTTTTGGAGAAGAACAACAACCATCTGACCTACTTCCTGAGATTCCTTCTTGGACTCATAGTTGAATCCAACCGGAGAGTCCTTCAGGGTCTGCTGAGACCGCCGGATCCAAGCCAAGAAATCGACAAGAAGATCCTGACTTACCTTAAATCCATTCGAAGAAAGGCCATCTCTCCTGACCAGTGTATCTGCCTCTTCCGGGCCATGGATGAGATGAGAGACCAGATAGTCAAACAGGAAATTGAGGAATATCTAAAACAGAAAGATCGTCCTAAAACCGAGCTGACTCCGCTCCACTGCTCCGCTCTGGCCTACTTATTACAAGTATCAAAGGATAAGCTGGAGATCCTGGATCTGAAGAGTTACAACACCTCAGATGAAGGTCGAAGGAGGCTGATCCCAGCAGTGAAGAGCAGCAAGAAGGCAGT ACTAGCAGACTGCAAAGTGACTACAGAGTGGGTTCAACATCTGGCTTATGGTCTGAAGTTCCCGAACACCCCACTACAAGAGCTGGACCTGAGCAACAACGACCTGGAAGACTCAGGAGTGGAGATGCTCTGTGAAGGACTGTCCAGTCAAAACTGCAGCCTGGAGATACTGag GTTGTCAGGTTGTCTTGTCACAGAGGTGGGCTGCACTTTTCTGGCCTCAGCTTTGAAAGCGAACCCCTCCAGTCtaagaaaactggacctgagctacaaccCTCTGGGGGATTCTGGAGTGAAGCTCCTCTCTGAGCTGAAGGACGACCCGGAATACAAGCTCAACGACCTCGA TGTTGGTAATTGTGGTGAACTTCGGATGAGAGCAGGATTCAAGAAAT aTGCTTGTGAGCTCACTTTGGACCCCAACACCGCCCACAGGAACCTCCGTCTCTCTGAAGGGAACAGAAAGGTGACCTGGGTGAACGAGGAGCAGTCATACCTCGATCATCCAGAGAGGTTTGAGCCGTGGCCACAGGTGCTGTGTGAACAGGGTCTGGATGGCCGATGCTACTGGGAGGTCGATGTGTTGAACTCCTTCAGCGTTGGGGTGACGTACAGAAGCATTGCCAGGAAAGGGGATGTGAACGAGTGCAAGCTGGGGCACAACAAGGAGTCATGGAGTCTGCTTTGCAGTAACGATGGTTGTTTTGCTCTTCACAAAGACGACTCTACCGCCGTGTCTTTGCGTTCACGTTCTTCTCGGATAGGGGTGTATCTGGATTGGCCTGCTGGCGTTCTCTCCTTCTACAGAGTTTCTTCAGACAGCTTGACTCGCCTCCATACATTCAAGGAAAAATTCAGTGAACCCCTCTATCCTGCAGTTGAACTTCGCAGTCCTTCCTCTGCGTTCTTCTGCCAGCTGACATAA
- the LOC115058544 gene encoding NLR family CARD domain-containing protein 3-like isoform X3, which yields MADGTRKRRRPTSDISCSEPTESQKRRGGSSSPSHISVKSNRSIGPPPNFSTEQPETQTTGGEPRCSGCEEHLRDPVQLSCGHCSCKQCLSSDGDPSDSPAASACRKCGKTLRIDPEHQRDHTEDDLVWEAKKKHKEEMKEKFMYVSEGDAENQSQLNTIYTKLYMTTGEREGPQAEHEFTALERKIKSETSPQKSVNLSNIFKRLSGQQKARRLVLTKGYAGIGKSFSVQKFILDWAEEKENQDVDFVFLLSFREMNLCTDTKSLNQLFVDFNPALGILNGSEDYAKTKVIVILDGLDESRLELDFSSTKRVTSLSEATSLKNLLTNLIRGHLLPNADLWITSRAVASNAVPAEVVDMVTEIRGFNQPQKEEYFKKRFCHDPGLAKRIISHIQSTLSVDIMCQIPIFCWISAMLFQEVFREDEKVETPQTLTEMMAYFLFIQTKRRSRKSVKKPEEKKKSLLETEREFLLKLGKLAFDHLQDNSLVFYEEDLEVCGIKLEEAPVYSGFFTTVLRKEDIFSGKKVFFFAHLTIQEFFAAVYVYDCFTNNNTAGLGNFLNLKDKEHTLLDLLKMTVEKVLEKNNNHLTYFLRFLLGLIVESNRRVLQGLLRPPDPSQEIDKKILTYLKSIRRKAISPDQCICLFRAMDEMRDQIVKQEIEEYLKQKDRPKTELTPLHCSALAYLLQVSKDKLEILDLKSYNTSDEGRRRLIPAVKSSKKAVLADCKVTTEWVQHLAYGLKFPNTPLQELDLSNNDLEDSGVEMLCEGLSSQNCSLEILRLSGCLVTEVGCTFLASALKANPSSLRKLDLSYNPLGDSGVKLLSELKDDPEYKLNDLDVGNCGELRMRAGFKKYACELTLDPNTAHRNLRLSEGNRKVTWVNEEQSYLDHPERFEPWPQVLCEQGLDGRCYWEVDVLNSFSVGVTYRSIARKGDVNECKLGHNKESWSLLCSNDGCFALHKDDSTAVSLRSRSSRIGVYLDWPAGVLSFYRVSSDSLTRLHTFKEKFSEPLYPAVELRSPSSAFFCQLT from the exons ATGGCTGATgggacgaggaagaggaggcgcCCCACCTCAGATATTTCCTGCTCCGAACCAACAGA GTCACAGAAGAGAAGAGGGGGGTCCTCCAGCCCGAGTCACATCTCTGTGAAGAGCAATAGATCTATCGGACCGCCGCCAAACTTCAGCACTGAGCAGCCTGAAAC TCAGACAACTGGAGGGGAACCCCGCTGTTCAGGGTGTGAGGAGCATTTGAGGGACCCAGTCCAACTCAGCTGTGGACACTGCTCATGTAAACAGTGTCTGAGCTCAGACGGGGACCCGTCTGATTCACCAGCAGCCTCCGCCTGCAGAAAATGTGGAAAGACACTCAGAATAGATCCTGAACACCAGAGAGATCACACCG AGGACGATCTTGTTTGGGAAGCAAAGAAGAAGCATaaggaagaaatgaaagaaaaattcatGTATGTATCTGAAGGTGATGCAGAGAACCAGAGTCAACTGAACACCATCTACACAAAACTCTACATGACCACCGGGGAGAGGGAAGGGCCCCAGGCAGAGCACGAGTTCACGGCCCTGGAGcggaaaataaaatcagaaacatcgCCTCAAAAGTCGGTAAACCTCAGTAACATCTTCAAACGTTTGTCCGGCCAACAGAAAGCCCGCAGATTAGTCCTGACAAAGGGATACGCTGGCATTGGAAAATCATTTTCCGTGCAGAAGTTCATCCTTGACTGGGCcgaagagaaagaaaaccaggatgttgactttgttttccttctttcttttcgAGAGATGAATTTGTGCACAGATACAAAAAGCTTGAACCAACTTTTTGTTGATTTCAACCCTGCACTTGGCATTTTGAATGGTTCAGAAGATTACGCCAAAACCAAGGTTATAGTGATCCTGGACGGTCTGGATGAAAGTAGACTAGAACTGGACTTTAGCAGCACAAAGAGGGTCACATCTCTGAGCGAAGCCACATCTCTGAAGAACCTACTGACAAACCTGATCCGGGGTCACCTTCTTCCTAATGCAGACCTCTGGATAACGTCCCGCGCAGTTGCATCCAATGCAGTCCCTGCAGAGGTTGTGGACATGGTGACGGAGATAAGAGGGTTCAACCAGCCACAAAAAGAGGAATACTTCAAGAAGAGATTTTGTCATGACCCAGGTCTTGCTAAGAGGATCATTTCACATATCCAGTCCACGTTGAGCGTTGACATCATGTGTCAGATCCCGATCTTCTGCTGGATTTCTGCCATGTTATTCCAGGAAGTCTTTAGGGAAGATGAAAAAGTTGAAACTCCTCAAACTCTAACAGAGATGATGGCATATTTCCTGTTTATTCAGACAAAACgcagaagcagaaaaagtgTCAAGAAgcctgaggaaaagaaaaagagccttctggaaacagagagagaattCCTTCTGAAACTCGGTAAACTGGCCTTCGATCATCTGCAGGATAACAGCCTCGTCTTCTACGAGGAAGACCTGGAAGTCTGCGGCATTAAACTGGAAGAAGCACCAGTCTACTCTGGATTTTTCACCACAGTTCTCAGGAAAGAAGACATCTTTTCTGggaaaaaggttttctttttcgCTCATCTGACCATTCAGGAGTTCTTTGCAGCGGTCTACGTGTACGACTGCTTCACCAACAACAATACAGCAGGGCTCGGCAACTTCCTCAATCTGAAGGACAAAGAACATACTTTACTTGATCTACTAAAGATGACAGTTGAAAAAGTTTTGGAGAAGAACAACAACCATCTGACCTACTTCCTGAGATTCCTTCTTGGACTCATAGTTGAATCCAACCGGAGAGTCCTTCAGGGTCTGCTGAGACCGCCGGATCCAAGCCAAGAAATCGACAAGAAGATCCTGACTTACCTTAAATCCATTCGAAGAAAGGCCATCTCTCCTGACCAGTGTATCTGCCTCTTCCGGGCCATGGATGAGATGAGAGACCAGATAGTCAAACAGGAAATTGAGGAATATCTAAAACAGAAAGATCGTCCTAAAACCGAGCTGACTCCGCTCCACTGCTCCGCTCTGGCCTACTTATTACAAGTATCAAAGGATAAGCTGGAGATCCTGGATCTGAAGAGTTACAACACCTCAGATGAAGGTCGAAGGAGGCTGATCCCAGCAGTGAAGAGCAGCAAGAAGGCAGT ACTAGCAGACTGCAAAGTGACTACAGAGTGGGTTCAACATCTGGCTTATGGTCTGAAGTTCCCGAACACCCCACTACAAGAGCTGGACCTGAGCAACAACGACCTGGAAGACTCAGGAGTGGAGATGCTCTGTGAAGGACTGTCCAGTCAAAACTGCAGCCTGGAGATACTGag GTTGTCAGGTTGTCTTGTCACAGAGGTGGGCTGCACTTTTCTGGCCTCAGCTTTGAAAGCGAACCCCTCCAGTCtaagaaaactggacctgagctacaaccCTCTGGGGGATTCTGGAGTGAAGCTCCTCTCTGAGCTGAAGGACGACCCGGAATACAAGCTCAACGACCTCGA TGTTGGTAATTGTGGTGAACTTCGGATGAGAGCAGGATTCAAGAAAT aTGCTTGTGAGCTCACTTTGGACCCCAACACCGCCCACAGGAACCTCCGTCTCTCTGAAGGGAACAGAAAGGTGACCTGGGTGAACGAGGAGCAGTCATACCTCGATCATCCAGAGAGGTTTGAGCCGTGGCCACAGGTGCTGTGTGAACAGGGTCTGGATGGCCGATGCTACTGGGAGGTCGATGTGTTGAACTCCTTCAGCGTTGGGGTGACGTACAGAAGCATTGCCAGGAAAGGGGATGTGAACGAGTGCAAGCTGGGGCACAACAAGGAGTCATGGAGTCTGCTTTGCAGTAACGATGGTTGTTTTGCTCTTCACAAAGACGACTCTACCGCCGTGTCTTTGCGTTCACGTTCTTCTCGGATAGGGGTGTATCTGGATTGGCCTGCTGGCGTTCTCTCCTTCTACAGAGTTTCTTCAGACAGCTTGACTCGCCTCCATACATTCAAGGAAAAATTCAGTGAACCCCTCTATCCTGCAGTTGAACTTCGCAGTCCTTCCTCTGCGTTCTTCTGCCAGCTGACATAA